A genomic segment from Branchiostoma floridae strain S238N-H82 chromosome 7, Bfl_VNyyK, whole genome shotgun sequence encodes:
- the LOC118418941 gene encoding cytochrome b-c1 complex subunit 8-like, with protein MGKHFGELYKMRHIITYSISPLEQRAFAGYFSKGFPNMLRRAKNRIFRIFPQFVVGYIIYSWGNSENARSIRKGFEGTTE; from the exons ATGGGGAAGCACTTTGGTGAGCTGTACAAGATGAGACACATCATCACGTACAGCATCTCACCGTTAGAGCAGCGAGCCTTCGCTGGCTACTTCAGCAAGGGGTTCCCCAACATGCTGAGGAGGGCCAAGAACAGAATTTTCAGAATCTTTCCTC AGTTTGTGGTTGGATACATCATCTACAGCTGGGGTAACAGTGAGAATGCCCGGTCCATCAGAAAGGGTTTCGAAGGCACAACTGAATAA